The following is a genomic window from Apodemus sylvaticus chromosome 10, mApoSyl1.1, whole genome shotgun sequence.
ctaatgctgagaccctCAGGCGGTGACTCCCAGCCATAAGATTGCTACTTCGAATTGCAATTTTGATATTGTTATGAATCGCACTGTAAGTGTCTGTGTTTTCCAACGGTCTTAGGCaaccccctccttttttttttttttgaagtgtcgagacccacaggttgagaagcactgtatTAGACTCTTGTCTACCTTCCTGTGTTAGTCGAACTAACACTAGCGGGTGAACGAGCTGGCCACACACCATCACCCTCTGTCTGAGAGAAATGGGCATAATCTGGGGGAGTAGACCTTGGGAGCTAGCTCAGCCTGAGCACCAGAAAGGTTGACTTTAGGAGGCGCCCTTGCGAAGCATGCGCACTGCAGCACTGTGTTCAACCGGTGCGTGTGGTCCCTTCTTGCGCATGCGCAGTTCCTGCCCTCGTCCATCGGGTCTCCGCCGCACTCCCTCAGGATTGCGACCCAGGAGTGGTGATGTCGTGGTGGGCAGCGGCCACACTCTCTCCAGGACTAGATCGGCGGCTCAAGTGCGAGTGAGGGAAACACCAGGGAACGAGATCCACCCAGGTCTGGGATCCTAGTGCAGTTGAGGGAGGCGGGGTCTGCGGAGGAAGGCGGAGCTAGAGAGAAGCCGCATTGCTGTGTAGCTTTTCTGGGAAGTTGAAGCTGGGACAATGGGCGGGGTCTGAGGAGAGCAGGACCAGCAGCCCCTGAGTCTTGGAGCTTGGAACTGAAGCAGTTCCTCTGGGAAGCTCCCGGGTAGCAGAGCAACTCTTCCTTTGtgacccctgtgtgtgtgtgtgtgtgtgtgtggctgaccCGCCTCGTGCAACTCAGAAGGGATTCACTAGGTTGAGAAAGTACGAACTGGCTGAGGTCTGCGACCGACCATGAAGGTCAAAGTCATCCCAGTACTTGAAGACAACTACATGTACCTGATCATTGAGGAGCACACGCGGGAGGGCGTAGCTGTAGATGTGGCTGTGGCCAAGAGGGTGAGGACAAAGGATGCCTTCGGGGGACTCCCGGAGCACACTCGGCTCCCTAATTTTTTAAGTCATTTGATGTATTATCTTTGGGTCCTCTTAAGTATGGCTACCTTTGATGTTCGTAGTTCCCCAGTCATTGTAATTATCTGCCCGACATCTCCCTTAACCTTTGCTGCCCTGGGTCCTGGGCCTGCCTATGGAATTAGGCATCTACACCTAGTGCGCCAGTATGGGGCGGGTGGCCCACCTGGTACTCTAACCTCATCCTTTCCAGCTGCTGGAGATTGCAGGCCGCGAGGGAGTGTCTCTGACCACCGTGCTGTGCACCCATCATCACTGGTAAGTAAAGAGGGTGTGTGTGGCGGCCTAGGCAGACTCTTCCACCAGCACGCCGACTTGACCAGTCTCCCACACCTCCACAGGGACCACACACGTGGAAATGCAGAGCTGGCACACCTGCGGCCAGGACTGGCTGTCATGGGAGCAGATGAGCGCATTTGCGCACTAACCCGAAGGCTGGAACACGGAGAAGAGCTTCAGGTGAGCATGTACccagaaggggtggggagggtcctGGCCCGGGCCCGCCCACTGGCCCTCACAGGTCCAATGCCTCATCATCGCAGTTTGGGGCCATCCACGTGCGTTGCCTCTTGACGCCGGGCCACACCTCTGGCCACATGAGCTACTTCCTGTGGGAGGATGAATGCCCGGACCCTCCAGCCCTCTTCTCTGGTACCTTGCAGCCTGGACTCATCCACCCACCCGGTTCCTctgtgccctccccacccccttctgacCCTCTTTGCTCCCTAGGGGATGCTCTGTCCGTGGCAGGCTGTGGCTGGCACCTGGAGGACTCTGCCCAGCAGATGTACCAGAGCTTGGCCAAGACCCTGGGTACCCTCCCACCGCAGACGGTGAGCCTCGGCTTCCTGCGGGCTCCTCATGCTTGGCACTGGACTTCCTGGGATTTAGCCTGTGCCTTTGTACCTGTCCTGCTTTAGTGAGGGTGGCGTGGACCTGGGCGGGCCCAGGACAGTGCGTGCTCACGGAGCCCCCTCCTCTTGCAGAAGGTGTTCTGTGGTCACGAGCATACGCTGAGCAACCTTGAGTTTGCACAGAAAGTGGAGCCCGGCAACAGCCACGTGCAAGCTAAGCTGGCCTGGGCCCAGGTGCGCCCATTTCCGGATTCATAgaagggggtggggcgggggcgggaGTAGCCTTCCTGAAGTTTGGGGTCAGTTAGGAAGGGAATCCCCGAGGAGTTAGGAGGAGGCTTCTGCTGGGTTTTGC
Proteins encoded in this region:
- the Haghl gene encoding hydroxyacylglutathione hydrolase-like protein isoform X2, with product MKVKVIPVLEDNYMYLIIEEHTREGVAVDVAVAKRLLEIAGREGVSLTTVLCTHHHWDHTRGNAELAHLRPGLAVMGADERICALTRRLEHGEELQFGAIHVRCLLTPGHTSGHMSYFLWEDECPDPPALFSGDALSVAGCGWHLEDSAQQMYQSLAKTLGTLPPQTKVFCGHEHTLSNLEFAQKVEPGNSHVQAKLAWAQKRDDDDVPTVPSTLGEELLYNPFLRVTEDPVRAFTGQVAPAQVLGVLCRERARFQLTSEPPQPQVRALLALQWGLLSTRQEK
- the Haghl gene encoding hydroxyacylglutathione hydrolase-like protein isoform X1, translated to MKVKVIPVLEDNYMYLIIEEHTREGVAVDVAVAKRLLEIAGREGVSLTTVLCTHHHWDHTRGNAELAHLRPGLAVMGADERICALTRRLEHGEELQFGAIHVRCLLTPGHTSGHMSYFLWEDECPDPPALFSGTLQPGLIHPPGSSVPSPPPSDPLCSLGDALSVAGCGWHLEDSAQQMYQSLAKTLGTLPPQTKVFCGHEHTLSNLEFAQKVEPGNSHVQAKLAWAQKRDDDDVPTVPSTLGEELLYNPFLRVTEDPVRAFTGQVAPAQVLGVLCRERARFQLTSEPPQPQVRALLALQWGLLSTRQEK
- the Haghl gene encoding hydroxyacylglutathione hydrolase-like protein isoform X3, with protein sequence MKVKVIPVLEDNYMYLIIEEHTREGVAVDVAVAKRLLEIAGREGVSLTTVLCTHHHWDHTRGNAELAHLRPGLAVMGADERICALTRRLEHGEELQFGAIHVRCLLTPGHTSGHMSYFLWEDECPDPPALFSGDALSVAGCGWHLEDSAQQMYQSLAKTLGTLPPQTKRDDDDVPTVPSTLGEELLYNPFLRVTEDPVRAFTGQVAPAQVLGVLCRERARFQLTSEPPQPQVRALLALQWGLLSTRQEK